Proteins encoded by one window of Electrophorus electricus isolate fEleEle1 chromosome 17, fEleEle1.pri, whole genome shotgun sequence:
- the tmem126a gene encoding transmembrane protein 126A yields the protein MSLKDTDQGQRMPRDAVVEMLAKTFMKLPDFDRKLFLYGPVYLGGNAGLAGLIANSFFRRALNVSQGRFTSSLPMAVLPFLTTVALYNATVSKPLLSGDLNCPTCALIRGSLVGVGGGGLYPILLALPVNAALATRYSSTPMPEKGNLLRFWTNLSKSIVRKMFPVLILQTVFGTYLSNKHYEIYLKTVKLSESDKEEYQD from the exons ATGTCGTTGAAAGACACCGATCAAGGCCAGCGAATGCCCAGAGACGCTGTTGTGGAAATGTTGGCCAAAACATTTATGAAGCTACCAGACTTTGACAG GAAACTCTTCTTATATGGCCCGGTCTATTTGGGTGGCAATGCTGGGCTTGCTGGACTGATCGCGAATAGTTTTTTTCGACGTGCGCTCAATGTAAGTCAAGGACGATTTACTTCAAGTCTTCCTATGGCCGTCCTTCCTTTTCTGACAACTGTGGCTCTGTACAATGCAACTGTTAGTAAACCATTGTTATCAG GAGACCTGAACTGTCCAACCTGTGCCCTGATCAGAGGCAGCTTAGTTGgtgtaggtggtggtggtttataCCCAATCCTGCTGGCATTGCCTGTCAATGCTGCACTTGCAACAAG GTACAGTAGCACTCCAATGCCAGAGAAGGGAAATCTACTACGCTTTTGGACGAACTTGAGCAAATCTATTGTGCGTAAAATGTTTCCTGTACTGATACTACAGACTGTGTTTGGTACTTATTTAAGCAATAAGCACTATGAAATCTATCTGAAGACTGTTAAATTGTCAGAGTCAGACAAAGAGGAGTATCAGGACTAA
- the crebzf gene encoding uncharacterized protein crebzf, translated as MITRKRGRHSGNSVGAMCSSPTQECDQTLHVESESGIHTQTSPESDTNDWGLDDLFSTDINWAFDNDLLSPFADVGVQDLNTEDKMDQASNVSISHKRGSTERQKLQDLSGRIINKNAMAARMNRLKKKQYLSGLEQRVGSLTSENRLLKQENSNLNKRVEELENETRSPTRMTMIMPCHERE; from the exons ATGATCacaagaaaaagaggaagacacaGCGGCAACAGTGTGGGCGCCATGTGCTCAAGTCCTACGCAGGAGTGTGACCAAACCTTACACGTTGAGTCTGAAAGTGGAATACATACACAGACGTCTCCAGAAAGCGATACGAACGACTGGGGCCTAGATGACCTCTTTAGCACTGACATCAACTGGGCATTTGACAACGATTTGCTCAGTCCTTTCGCAGACGTTGGAGTGCAAGATCTGAACACCGAAGACAAGATGGATCAGGCATCGAATGTCTCAATTTCCCACAAAAGAGGCTCAACTGAGAGGCAGAAGTTGCAAGACCTTTCTGGTCGCATAATCAATAAGAATGCAATGGCAGCAAGAATGAACCGGCTAAAAAAGAAGCAGTATTTGAGTGGCTTAGAGCAGCGTGTTGGATCCTTGACATCCGAAAACCGGCTTCTCAAGCAGGAAAACAGCAACCTGAACAAAAGAGTGGAAGAATTGGAGAATGAGACTAG GAGTCCAACGAGAATGACCATGATTATGCCTTGCCACGAAAGAGAGTGA